The Gossypium hirsutum isolate 1008001.06 chromosome A13, Gossypium_hirsutum_v2.1, whole genome shotgun sequence nucleotide sequence CTTTTTTATAACTAGAAAAAAGTCCTAACCTTTGTCGAGCCTGGCCGGTGTGTGAAATGTCTGATCAAAAGATAACAAGACATGAGCGATTACAGCTGAAAAACGAAAACAATTAGAGATGGAAACAGGAATATAGATATTGCTGGTCAGTATGAAACCAGGCGTTTAATCGATGTAGTCAAATCTAAAACGACGTAGAAAATGTCTTCAAAACATTGCTTGACTACTTTTCTTGACTGCTAGGGACGTAAATGCAGTGGCCCAATCTTGTTTAGTAGATTCAGGCACTAAATCGTTCCCGAGGAAGGGAGTCCAGGAGTCCAAACAGGCATCAGTTAAAATCCAATCGACTTTCTCCGGAACGTTAATGAAATCAAAGTTCAACGGCTTCTGTTTTTTAGCAGACTTCTTCTGTTTTTGGCCGGGAGAGTTTCCTGTAGACTGCAAAAGACACAATTCAAGCACTCACCGAATGCCAGGGGATTAAGAAGTGAAGCATCGGGTTTTAAATAATCAGCTTTTCAACTAACATGGCTTTTTGTTTCTGACTTACAGGTACTTCACTGCCAGGAAGCTCAGTTCCCTTCTTCCGTTTAGGTGGGGGAGATCCGTTTTCTAAAAAGTAAAGCACTTCTTTCTTGGATCTAAATTTTCGGCCTGACGTTGGATCAACGTAATACTGCACGAAAAAGGTTATCACGTATGTTTATATTATCACCGCAGAGCCAATCCTCTCAAAAACACGAGCAACATAAATCCAAGTACACAAGAAACATATTATTGATGCAAGAGAATAACCATATCTTGACTAAAACAAACCCTAACCGAAACGAAATTTCCAATGTTTCATAGGTTCCTATAACTCTCTAAAGTAAAATACTGGTCACCGGACAATGAAACATTCTCTCGAGTCAAATCCAATCTTATGGACCAACTTGTACTAAGACATTCATTCACCAGACTTTCGCAATACATCTCGTTTCCACGACAGAACGAAGATGAAAGCTCATACATGTGTTTATGCAAACTGAGTTTTAGCTTCTCAAGGTGCAGCGATGTTTCTATAACTCTCTAAAGCAAGATACTAGTTGCCGGACTACAAAACATTCTCAAGAGTCAAATCCAATTTTATGGACCAGGTTcaaccgagacattcatatcccGGACTTTCGCAATGCATCTCGTTTCCGTGATAGAACAAAGATGAAAGCTCGTACATGTGTTTATGAAAACCAAGTTTTAGCTTCTCAATATGCAGCAATGTTTCTATAACTCTCTAAAGGAAAATACTAGTCGCCGGACAACAAAACATTTCGATTTTATGGACCAACTTCGACCGAGACATTCATTCACTATACTTTCGCAATGCATCTTGTTTCCATGATAGAACAGAGATGAAAGCTAGGTCTTGCGTTTATGCAAACCCGAGTTTTAGCTTCTCAATATGCAGCAATGTTTCTACAACTCTCTAAAGCAAAATACTAGTCACCGGACAACAAAACTTTCTCTCGAGTCAAATCCGATTTTATGGAGCAACTTGTACCGAGACATTCATTGACTGGACTTTCGCAATGCATCTCGTATCAGAAATAGAACGGAGATGAAAGCTCGGTCGTGTGTCTACGCAAACCCGAGTTTTAGCTTCTCAATATACAGCCAGGATTAAAATCTACGCCAATCAATTGTGTTTCGATAAATTTCTTTCAAAAACAAATGCTTCCATACCCCATAGATAAGAGTTCAAAAGATCAATAATCCTAATCAAAGTGGTAAATCTATGAACCCTAGAATTTGATCTAGCTCTAGGTACCAATCTGACGGCTAAGATCAAAAGATACAATGCTGCTTAATGGCAAATAACACTAGCAAGTATCAACGACTCTAGCAGCAAAAACAAGGgtttaatcaatcaaatttaaaaCACAAACAGTACACAATTAGATAATCAACTAATCTTCAAAAAAACAGAGAAATTTCAATAAGAGATGAGAGTGACCTTATCAACTAGTCCAGCAGTGGCGCCGGAGGTCCGAACCCTATCTTCGATCAACCATCCAGGCGGCAACCAAGTTTCCGGGGCCACTACGCGCCGTTTGACCTTAGAATCTGCCGACGATGAAGAGTTGACCGAGCCCCGCGAAGGTGTCTCCGGTTGGGAACCGTTCGGGATCGAACCGTTGCGAGCTTTGGTTGGCTCGGCCGGTTTTCGTTCACCGTTGACGTCGATGAAAGCTCCGGGTTTGAGAAGCGGATCGGAAGGTAAATCGGCCGGGGAGGTTTGAACCGGGTCAGACATTGCGCTAAAAGAAACGAGCTGAAAAGTGTGCGTGCTacggaaaaggaaagaaaaagggtAAGTACAACCAATTCGATTCTCCAAATAACGCCGTAAGATTGTTGCCGTTAATTTCGATGACGTGTCAACCGTTTAGCATAGCATTCAGTAAAAACGCGGTTAATATTAACGAAACGCATGCGTTTTTAGCAACAAAATGGGGTACTTTATCAATAGTCCTTAGATTATCGCTCAGATTCTAaattagtcactaaactttaaaaagttttaatttagtcctcatAATATCAATATTCTATTAGTTAGATTCTTTGCCAACCTAGCCATGAAATGTCAATTCAGATATGACATGGAGCACTTTCAAActataaggatcaaattgtaacAAGTGCATATTTATTGCATTGATGACTTGAATTTGATGCGTTAAAAAATAACATAGGTCAATAAAAGTTCATATGGTTATTTAGTTTTTAACATGTCAAATACAAGCTATCGATGTGATAGGCACAAGGATGGATTCAGGGGACACAGAAGGCTACCGCCCCCTTGAAATTTtcagatttttgaattttatatgtaaattattatgtattttagATTTGGTGTCAAATATTTATTAGACCACATGATGTTGATTAGTTcgagtaccaaattgaacattgaaactAAACTTAAGTatcaatttagaatttaaaaaaaacactcaAATACCAAATAGTGTATTAACCCTTAGAAAtgaaaaaattatcattatatttgaATGAGTTATTATTATACATGTATCACactcaaatcaatttttgtatttatattttgtaaaataaattgcaaTTCATCTCCAATTCACACTTAAATGGgatttcaaatataataaaaaatataaatttatttaaaaagtcaaattattaaaaaaaatctaaataaatactttaattaaatatgatttttaaaaatcaaggcACCCAAAgtctaaacttttcaaaaataatctCAAATAAATCAGAATCAAAGGGATGCATTAAcgaattgaaatttgaaatatatttaaCTTTAGAGTAAAATAAACATGGATGatatattaattatgaattttaaatcaatgaattgaaagttcaattttttaagaataatcataaaTAATACACGTGCTAATGATTTTaatcaaaatcataatcaaaatatTACAACACATGAATAGATTTGAGTCACgattataaatcaaaataaaattgaaatatatctaaacttaaatcaaaataaattataaaaaatatgtaagtAAGCCTATACTCATAATTAAAtgggaaattttcttttaagctcctttaaaataataatttgatacgCTCATGGTAGAGTTTTTTAAACTTAATAAGAAAGGTCGAAAAGTTATTCGTATGTCATTGattgttattaaaaaaaagggaagttgtattaaataataattcatttatcaaatagataataatatatttaaaataaaaaataagttcgAATTTTGAAGTCGTCATTGTTAAGAGGGATTTTACCTGAATACTATATCTGATCCTATTAGAACTTTGTTCAAACCATAAAACAGATGACgagtgtaatggcccaaatttgaggttatcggaacagtggtttcggaaccacaaatccgatgagaaaattttatttttcttatatttttatggtctacaatttcacaaaatgattttttgaaaaattcgttcgaaaatttcgacgtttgggcactcaatttagtcaaaacgaataaattgtaaacagtgcaaaagttgagttctacatgttagaggtgtccaattgttatgaaactttaaattggaggtccttatatggtaattataccattggtaacttggtagacaaaaatggacatgagataagtgaaatagaaaatttttaagttaggggcaatttggtaatctagtaattaaaatgaattaaaagggaaaaagatggcaaaaatcatcatcttcttcatatgaacgaaatcagcaaggggggaagccatagttagggttttcaagcttccaagctccatagtaagtgatcccaagccccgtttttaatgttctttacgtttttgagatcccggtagcttaatttagcttattctagcaataatttaacctagggtttatatttggaaaaatacccataggtgaaaagtgtttattttgatgttttatgataaaatatgaagctagaaattatgttaaacaacttttgctaagcgattttaagtgaaaacgagtaaaacgacataatcggtaaaaatacctaatgttcataagtacatgttagagtgggaatttgatgttgccatagaaggggaaaatgttcagaatgttataaaacataagaataagagatgaagtttaatttccgagccttggggcaaaaatgtaattatgtaaaagtttaggggcaaaattataattttgaaaaagttagagtcgagggctgttttgatgaatgtgattattaaataagttaaatttactattttagatcaagaagtacgaaactcgaggttagacaaagggaagaataaagttgaagactaagttggtgaatttggctataattggtaccgaggtaagtttacggtaaataaatgcaatatttcaatatttattattaatgctgttaatttccagcaattatgaatttattttatgaatttatttgatgatgatccaagcatgaaatgatagagaattaaaatttaaaagtcccgttgatacataaggatggtactggatacgaatgtcatgacatttgggtaaagagatcccatgtaagaccatgtctgggacatggcattggcatccttaagatcatgagaggtcccctgtaagaccatgtctgggacatggcgttggcaccgagatgagaggtcccctataagaccatgtctgggacatggcatgggcaccatcacgagaacatcccatgtaagaccatgtctgggacatggctttggcatgttattatcagaagaaaCCCGAGTATcattattattccaatgtagctcaattTATaattagcttatcttaccaattcggagcataaaaactaggtttgaaaatttatttcattattcgcagcaaatctgtccaatcgcgcagcagttactaaattaattataacttgagctacagaactcgaaatttaattccgtaaattttccctgaaactagactcatatatctactcaccataaaatttttagaatttttggttcagcaaattagtacagtttattagttaaagtctcccctatttcaccacctgactgccctgacctctagtcactaaaaataagttttctcactgtaggattttcatatgaagttcttacttgtttctacagaaaatagactcattaagaaatctaagcatgtaaatttcaactcataaccatttttttacaatttgtaattattttctaaactcaaaacaggggactccaaaaacatttctgaccctatcttactaaaattcacatatcttaaaatataaatttcctttttctacaccgttatttttccatgaaaatatactcaacaagctttaattccatatatcattcaccctctaattcattttatagtatcttgggtgatttttcaaattcacgtcactgtgctgcctgaattctgtttctttgcaaaa carries:
- the LOC107943631 gene encoding methyl-CpG-binding domain-containing protein 5 isoform X1, translated to MSDPVQTSPADLPSDPLLKPGAFIDVNGERKPAEPTKARNGSIPNGSQPETPSRGSVNSSSSADSKVKRRVVAPETWLPPGWLIEDRVRTSGATAGLVDKYYVDPTSGRKFRSKKEVLYFLENGSPPPKRKKGTELPGSEVPSTGNSPGQKQKKSAKKQKPLNFDFINVPEKVDWILTDACLDSWTPFLGNDLVPESTKQDWATAFTSLAVKKSSQAMF
- the LOC107943631 gene encoding methyl-CpG-binding domain-containing protein 6 isoform X2, producing the protein MSDPVQTSPADLPSDPLLKPGAFIDVNGERKPAEPTKARNGSIPNGSQPETPSRGSVNSSSSADSKVKRRVVAPETWLPPGWLIEDRVRTSGATAGLVDKYYVDPTSGRKFRSKKEVLYFLENGSPPPKRKKGTELPGSEVPVSQKQKAILQETLPAKNRRSLLKNRSR